The following are from one region of the Mustela lutreola isolate mMusLut2 chromosome 9, mMusLut2.pri, whole genome shotgun sequence genome:
- the MRPL53 gene encoding large ribosomal subunit protein mL53 — MAASLARLGLRSVKQVRVQFCPFEKNVESTRTFLQAVSSEKVRSTNLNCSVIADVRHDGSEPCVDVLFGDGHRLIMRGAHLTAQEMLTAFASHIQARATAGSEDKAGASTGR; from the exons ATGGCGGCGTCTTTGGCTCGGCTCGGCCTCCGGTCAGTGAAGCAGGTTCGCGTTCAGTTCTGCCCCTTCGAGAAGAATGTGGAGTCCACGAG GACCTTCCTCCAGGCCGTGAGCAGCGAGAAGGTCCGTTCCACCAACCTCAACTGCTCGGTGATTGCGGACGTGAGGCACGACGGCTCCGAGCCCTGCGTGGACGTGCTGTTCG GAGACGGGCATCGCCTGATTATGCGCGGCGCTCACCTCACCGCCCAGGAAATGCTCACAGCCTTTGCCTCCCACATCCAGGCCAGGGCTACGGCGGGGAGCGAGGACAAGGCCGGCGCGAGTACCGGGCGCTGA